The Pedococcus dokdonensis region AACTGACCTTCACAGGAGTCATCGTCGTCGCCCCCAGCGAGGCGGACGAGTCGCCGACTCCCGAGCAGAAGGCCGTCCTGGACGCTCTTCACCTGCGCAAGATCGACTTGGCCGACCGGGTCTTGATCGTCAACCCGGGCGGGTACGTCGGGGAGTCGACGCGGAGGGAGATCGCCTACGCCAAAGCTGCCGGCAAGCCGGTCACCTTCACCGATTTCCTCTGACGACAAGCGCACACACATCGGCATCAGCGGACGTTTCCCCTACCCTCTCGCCGTGGACGATCTCTGGGTCGGTGGATTTCTGCAACGGTCCGCGCCGGGCCGTGACGGAGGTGGCTGCGTGTGAGCGGACGGGTCGCTTGGGAGGTCCGCCCCCTCTCAAGCGTTGGACCTGTGAACCTTGGCAGCGACGAAGCCACGGCATTGAGGTTGCTTGAAGCCGAGCCCGGTTGGCGAGCGACGCAGCGGTCCGCCCCGCCCGCGCGTCGCCACTCGGTCAAGTACCAGTCCGGCTTGTTCGTGCAAATCGAGCTGGACGACAGCGAGGCCGTCGAAGCAATCGAGGTCTGGTATCCCCATCACGGCGGGCCGCAATTGACGCTCCACCATCTGCCACTCTTCGGCTTGACTGCCAAAGAGGCCAGAGCACAACTGCCCCGGGAGGGATCGCCGATAATTGAGGACGGAAACGGCTTCATTATGCGCGGGTACGAACTCGGCCTCA contains the following coding sequences:
- a CDS encoding type 1 periplasmic-binding domain-containing protein translates to MTDRPEIVCICGSARFMTEMRAANRELTFTGVIVVAPSEADESPTPEQKAVLDALHLRKIDLADRVLIVNPGGYVGESTRREIAYAKAAGKPVTFTDFL